One genomic region from Actinocatenispora thailandica encodes:
- a CDS encoding SDR family oxidoreductase, whose product MSTLDGKVVAITGASSGIGAATAGELAARGATVVLGARRTDRLAETVAGIRAAGGRAEALTIDVTRRADLERLVARAVDEYGRLDVLVSNAGVARIAPMADLDADDWDTMIDVNLRGVLHGIAAALPVFRQQGRGHFVTTVSTSGLKIVPTQAVYAGTKNAVRTVLEALRQESTDGVVRTTAVSPGYVRTELVDDIEDPEQRAQVQHAMATLGIGPDAVARAVAFAIEQPDDVEIGDITIRPTRQG is encoded by the coding sequence ATGAGCACGCTGGACGGCAAGGTCGTCGCCATCACCGGCGCCAGTAGCGGCATCGGCGCCGCCACCGCAGGTGAACTCGCGGCTCGTGGCGCCACTGTCGTACTCGGCGCCCGGCGCACCGACCGGCTCGCCGAGACGGTCGCGGGCATCCGCGCCGCGGGGGGTCGCGCCGAGGCGTTGACGATCGACGTCACCCGCAGGGCCGACCTCGAGCGGCTGGTCGCCCGGGCCGTCGACGAGTACGGGCGGCTCGATGTCCTGGTGAGCAATGCCGGCGTCGCCCGCATCGCCCCGATGGCAGACCTCGACGCGGACGACTGGGACACCATGATCGACGTCAACCTGCGCGGCGTCCTGCACGGCATCGCCGCCGCGCTGCCGGTCTTTCGCCAGCAGGGTCGGGGGCACTTCGTCACCACGGTGTCGACGTCGGGGCTGAAGATCGTGCCGACCCAGGCGGTCTACGCCGGCACCAAGAACGCCGTGCGTACGGTGCTGGAAGCGCTGCGCCAGGAGTCCACCGACGGCGTCGTGCGCACCACCGCTGTGTCACCCGGGTACGTGCGCACCGAACTGGTCGACGACATCGAAGATCCCGAGCAGCGCGCCCAGGTTCAGCACGCCATGGCCACGCTCGGCATCGGACCGGACGCCGTGGCGCGCGCCGTCGCGTTCGCCATCGAACAGCCCGACGACGTCGAGATCGGTGACATCACGATCCGTCCCACCAGGCAGGGCTGA
- a CDS encoding TetR/AcrR family transcriptional regulator produces the protein MATRELRSDAAANRDRIVEAARAELSKSNGTADELKLHVVAKAAGVGQGTLYRHFPTREHLLAAAYRDELTELVDAVAPLLARHAPLDALTRWLRRLVEYARVKRGVMAAIEASAWRDLYSDQHHRLDEALGALLDQGKAAGEVRDEVDVTDVILLLGVLSRIPESDWERRVPTIIAVIIDGLRRK, from the coding sequence GTGGCGACCCGTGAGTTGCGGTCCGATGCTGCCGCGAACCGCGACCGCATCGTCGAGGCCGCACGGGCCGAACTGAGCAAGTCCAACGGCACCGCGGACGAGCTCAAGCTGCACGTGGTCGCCAAGGCCGCGGGTGTGGGCCAGGGCACCCTGTACCGGCACTTCCCGACCCGTGAACACCTGCTGGCGGCCGCGTACCGAGACGAGCTGACCGAACTCGTCGACGCCGTGGCCCCGCTGCTGGCACGACACGCACCGCTCGACGCGCTGACCCGCTGGTTACGCCGGCTCGTCGAGTACGCCCGGGTCAAGCGCGGCGTGATGGCCGCCATCGAGGCCTCCGCCTGGCGCGACCTCTACTCCGACCAGCACCACCGGCTCGACGAGGCCCTCGGCGCACTGCTCGACCAGGGCAAGGCCGCCGGCGAGGTCCGCGACGAGGTCGACGTCACTGACGTGATCCTGCTGTTGGGTGTCCTGTCCCGGATACCGGAGTCCGACTGGGAGCGGCGGGTGCCGACGATCATCGCCGTCATCATCGACGGCCTCCGCCGAAAGTGA
- a CDS encoding GNAT family N-acetyltransferase — protein MTCIKAATIGTQRLELLPVRVEYAEEMARVLGDPALHSYIGGAPETVEQLRSRYERWCAGSPDPTVTWLNWVIRLRSDGHLTGTVQATIAPEDDGVVAEAAWVVGAPWQRRGIATETAGALVDWLAAQPVHEITAHIHPDHAASAAVAAAAGLTPTDRWQDGERRWRRRIQRRPGRLPPRIP, from the coding sequence GTGACCTGCATCAAGGCAGCGACGATCGGTACGCAGCGGTTGGAGTTGCTGCCGGTTCGGGTGGAGTATGCCGAGGAGATGGCTCGGGTGTTGGGTGATCCGGCGCTGCACAGCTACATCGGTGGGGCGCCGGAGACCGTGGAGCAGCTGCGCTCGCGCTACGAGCGATGGTGCGCGGGCTCGCCCGACCCGACGGTCACCTGGCTCAACTGGGTGATTCGGCTGCGGAGCGACGGTCACCTGACCGGTACAGTCCAGGCGACCATCGCTCCCGAGGACGACGGCGTGGTCGCCGAGGCCGCCTGGGTGGTCGGTGCCCCATGGCAGCGCCGGGGCATCGCGACCGAGACCGCCGGCGCGCTCGTCGATTGGCTCGCGGCGCAGCCGGTGCACGAGATCACCGCGCACATCCACCCCGACCATGCGGCGTCGGCCGCAGTGGCCGCAGCGGCGGGCCTCACACCTACGGACCGCTGGCAGGACGGCGAGCGCCGGTGGCGGCGACGCATCCAACGGCGCCCGGGACGACTGCCGCCGCGGATTCCATGA
- a CDS encoding Wadjet anti-phage system protein JetD domain-containing protein — MADWTTADDVVAQLRRRWDRGELVASASGVTEWSPVSVRLRGPSARELANQFGAVQDWAARWRADGRGVRVEWRPVGGRLVGTNKLPAVVWVDSAQQLCSLLRVGPVARSFNTAHQQTTQLVPALADWAVAHSATVLRWLDDWEALLRTVRWLDEHSGSGSYLRQIDVPAVDTKFIESHRGILATLLDQVLPAGRVTASAPPARFATRYGFADKPDRLRMRALAGDVSLGGPFTDVTVPAGELAHHPIAADTVFVVENEVTFLAFPTVSGGLLLLGGGYAVSRLAALPWLAERRLVYWGDLDTHGFAILHRLRSAYPHTHSILMDRPTLLAHRSQWVAEPQPVRDDLPLLTEAEAAAYDDLRHDAHGDRIRLEQERIRFDLVRAAVATR, encoded by the coding sequence ATGGCTGACTGGACGACTGCCGACGACGTCGTGGCGCAGCTGCGACGCCGATGGGATCGCGGTGAGCTGGTGGCGAGCGCCAGCGGCGTCACCGAATGGTCGCCGGTGTCGGTGCGGCTACGCGGCCCCTCGGCTCGGGAGCTGGCGAACCAGTTCGGGGCCGTGCAGGACTGGGCCGCCCGGTGGCGGGCCGACGGTCGCGGCGTCCGGGTGGAGTGGAGGCCGGTGGGCGGAAGACTGGTCGGCACGAACAAGCTTCCCGCTGTCGTATGGGTCGACTCCGCGCAGCAGCTGTGCAGCCTGTTGCGAGTCGGTCCGGTCGCGCGGAGCTTCAACACCGCGCACCAGCAGACCACCCAGCTGGTGCCGGCTCTCGCGGACTGGGCCGTCGCGCATTCGGCCACGGTGCTGCGCTGGCTCGACGACTGGGAGGCGCTGCTGCGCACCGTGCGCTGGCTGGACGAGCACAGCGGCTCCGGCAGCTACCTGCGTCAGATCGACGTACCGGCCGTCGACACCAAGTTCATCGAGAGCCATCGGGGCATCCTCGCCACCCTGCTCGACCAGGTCCTGCCCGCCGGACGGGTCACCGCGTCCGCGCCACCGGCACGGTTCGCCACCCGGTACGGGTTCGCCGACAAACCCGACCGGCTGCGGATGCGGGCGCTGGCCGGAGACGTCTCGCTTGGCGGGCCGTTCACCGACGTCACCGTCCCGGCGGGCGAGCTCGCCCACCATCCCATCGCTGCCGACACCGTATTCGTGGTCGAGAACGAGGTGACCTTTCTCGCCTTCCCCACCGTGTCAGGTGGGCTGCTGCTGCTCGGTGGCGGGTACGCGGTGTCCCGCCTCGCCGCCCTGCCGTGGCTGGCGGAGCGTCGGCTCGTCTACTGGGGTGACCTCGACACCCACGGTTTCGCCATCCTGCACCGGCTGCGAAGCGCGTATCCGCACACGCACTCGATCCTGATGGACCGTCCGACGCTGCTTGCGCATCGGTCGCAGTGGGTGGCCGAGCCGCAGCCGGTCCGGGACGACCTGCCGCTGTTGACCGAAGCGGAAGCAGCAGCGTACGACGACCTACGGCACGACGCACACGGCGACCGGATCCGGCTCGAACAGGAACGGATCCGCTTCGACCTGGTTCGTGCCGCGGTGGCTACGAGGTGA
- a CDS encoding ATP-binding protein, producing MSVHGFRLRRLELFNWGTFDGRVWSFAPDGADSLLTGDIGSGKSTLVDAVTTLLLPANKISYNKAAGALNRERSLRSYVQGYFKSERNESTGVARPVGLRSGSCLSVLLGVFGDAASDETVSLAQVFWLRDGQPGQPDRFFAVSDAELTIAADFADFGSDIGALKRRLRRGGAKLSDSFPQYGKEFRRRLGIRSEQAMELFHQTVSMKSVGDLNDFVRDHMLEPFDSAGWIDRLVRHFEDLTSAHESVVQARDQLALLDPLLGDCDKHEKAAGQIAEFDAQREAIRYYTADLQERLHGAEIDRQNATMAQLESAGAACAAQLGELDRERDALLAERAGHGGTRLAQIEHLMQSCGQQRDERRKHAERMAALAGQVELPEPDSAEQFAVFRRSVADERQSTAKRREQIQQDQTDAQLAVRELTSTVDEINAELRSLRQRRNNIPAWLVALRARIGAELNVPDDRLPFAGELIQVRPEHADWEGAAERVLHGFGISLLVAEQDYAEVAAWIDQHHLGGRLVYYRVPAGRRHPPEPTGPRSLASKLQIKDGPLAGWLAEQVARRAGHDCVETIDEFRRAEWAVTRAGQIKNRGGRHEKDDRHRIDDRGTYVLGWSNEQKITALLAEATGMHTKQQQAIERVDAARRQFDAVDHRLQTLITLGEFTDHEQVDWRGPARQIATLQAEKDELESGSGALARIAAQLDTVERQITEQRARQATISGEVGACRNTIEQARRGQQQAAAVLAEPDAVSATAHFPALAEHFDPAPTDAVGCERRAGEVQRTLTARRDQRSRGQQQLTARIVNQMAAFRNRYPTQTTEMDAAIAAIGEFRALHRRLAGDDLPRFEADFKQYLNTNTIREIAQFRSELSRQADLISERIDTINDALVDIDYNPGRFIRLEATRTQLTEIRDFRTALRDCTADTIGDDSDQYSEQKFLQVKQIIERLQGRPGQADADRGWAHRVTDVRNWFTFAASERNRDDDTEYENYTDSGGKSGGQKEKLAYTILAASLTYQFRLGEPNDTARTFRFVVIDEAFGRGSDESTRFALRLFERLGLQLMIVTPLQKIHVIEPYVSAVGFVDNPTGRFSRLQTLTIAEYRKRQQRHAMGAGNEPGTENG from the coding sequence GTGAGCGTACACGGGTTCCGGCTGCGCCGGCTGGAACTGTTCAACTGGGGCACGTTCGACGGCCGGGTCTGGAGTTTCGCGCCCGACGGGGCCGACTCGCTGCTGACCGGCGACATCGGCTCCGGCAAGTCGACGCTGGTGGACGCGGTGACCACGCTGCTGCTGCCGGCCAACAAGATCTCCTACAACAAGGCGGCCGGCGCGCTGAACCGGGAACGCAGCCTCCGCTCCTACGTGCAGGGGTACTTCAAGTCCGAGCGCAACGAGTCGACCGGGGTGGCGCGGCCGGTCGGGTTGCGATCCGGCAGCTGCCTGAGCGTGCTCCTGGGCGTGTTCGGTGACGCGGCCAGCGACGAGACGGTCTCGCTGGCGCAGGTGTTCTGGCTGCGGGACGGCCAGCCGGGCCAACCCGACCGGTTCTTCGCGGTGTCCGACGCCGAGTTGACGATCGCGGCCGACTTCGCCGACTTCGGCTCCGACATCGGGGCGCTCAAGCGGCGGCTGCGGCGCGGTGGGGCGAAACTGTCCGACTCCTTCCCGCAGTACGGCAAGGAGTTCCGGCGCCGGCTGGGCATCCGCTCGGAGCAGGCGATGGAGCTGTTCCACCAGACGGTGTCGATGAAGTCGGTCGGTGACCTGAACGACTTCGTCCGCGACCACATGCTCGAACCGTTCGACTCGGCCGGCTGGATCGACCGGTTGGTCCGGCACTTCGAGGACCTGACCAGCGCGCACGAGTCGGTGGTGCAGGCCCGCGACCAGCTCGCGCTGCTCGACCCGCTGCTGGGCGACTGCGACAAACACGAGAAGGCCGCCGGGCAGATCGCCGAGTTCGACGCGCAGCGCGAGGCGATCCGCTACTACACCGCCGACCTGCAGGAACGCCTGCACGGTGCGGAGATCGACCGGCAGAACGCCACGATGGCGCAGCTGGAGTCCGCCGGTGCGGCCTGCGCGGCTCAGCTGGGCGAACTCGACCGGGAACGCGACGCGCTGCTGGCCGAACGCGCCGGGCACGGCGGCACCCGGCTTGCCCAGATCGAACACCTGATGCAGTCGTGCGGGCAGCAGCGCGACGAACGGCGCAAACACGCGGAACGGATGGCCGCCCTGGCCGGGCAGGTCGAGCTGCCCGAGCCCGACTCGGCCGAGCAGTTCGCGGTCTTCCGGCGGTCGGTGGCCGACGAGCGGCAGTCGACCGCGAAGCGCCGCGAACAGATCCAGCAGGACCAGACCGACGCGCAGCTGGCCGTTCGCGAACTGACCAGCACCGTCGACGAGATCAACGCCGAGCTGCGCAGCCTGCGGCAACGCCGCAACAACATCCCCGCCTGGCTGGTCGCCCTGCGGGCCCGCATCGGCGCCGAACTGAACGTGCCCGATGACCGGCTGCCGTTCGCCGGCGAACTGATCCAGGTCCGGCCCGAGCATGCCGACTGGGAAGGCGCCGCCGAGCGGGTGCTGCACGGCTTCGGGATCTCGCTGCTGGTCGCCGAGCAGGACTACGCCGAGGTTGCTGCCTGGATCGACCAGCATCACCTCGGCGGCCGGCTGGTCTACTACCGGGTGCCGGCCGGGCGCCGGCACCCGCCGGAGCCGACCGGGCCCCGGTCGCTGGCGTCGAAACTGCAGATCAAGGATGGCCCGCTGGCCGGCTGGCTGGCCGAACAGGTGGCCCGCCGCGCCGGGCACGACTGCGTCGAGACGATCGACGAGTTCCGTCGGGCCGAGTGGGCGGTGACCCGCGCCGGGCAGATCAAGAACCGCGGCGGCCGGCACGAGAAGGACGACCGGCACCGCATCGACGACCGCGGCACCTACGTGCTGGGCTGGAGCAACGAACAGAAGATCACCGCGCTGCTGGCCGAGGCGACCGGCATGCACACGAAACAGCAGCAGGCGATCGAGCGGGTCGATGCCGCCCGCAGGCAGTTCGACGCAGTCGACCACCGGCTGCAGACGCTGATCACGCTGGGCGAGTTCACCGACCACGAGCAGGTCGACTGGCGCGGACCGGCCCGGCAGATCGCCACCCTGCAGGCCGAGAAGGACGAGCTGGAGTCCGGGTCCGGTGCGCTGGCCAGGATCGCCGCCCAACTCGACACGGTCGAGCGGCAGATCACCGAACAGCGCGCCCGGCAGGCCACCATCTCCGGCGAGGTGGGCGCCTGCCGCAACACCATCGAGCAGGCGCGGCGCGGGCAGCAGCAGGCGGCCGCGGTGCTGGCCGAACCGGACGCAGTGTCGGCCACCGCGCACTTCCCGGCGCTGGCCGAGCACTTCGACCCGGCGCCGACCGACGCCGTCGGCTGCGAACGGCGCGCCGGCGAGGTGCAGCGCACCCTGACCGCCCGGCGCGACCAGCGCTCCCGCGGACAGCAGCAGCTGACCGCGCGGATCGTCAACCAGATGGCCGCGTTCCGCAACCGGTACCCGACCCAGACCACCGAGATGGACGCGGCCATCGCCGCCATCGGCGAGTTCCGCGCCCTGCACCGGCGGCTCGCCGGCGACGACCTGCCCCGGTTCGAGGCCGACTTCAAGCAGTACCTCAACACCAACACGATCCGGGAGATCGCCCAGTTCCGGTCCGAGCTGAGCCGGCAGGCCGACCTGATCAGCGAGCGCATCGACACCATCAACGACGCGCTGGTCGACATCGACTACAACCCCGGCCGGTTCATCCGGCTGGAGGCCACCCGCACCCAGCTCACCGAGATCCGGGACTTCCGCACCGCTTTGCGCGACTGCACCGCCGACACCATCGGCGACGACTCCGACCAGTACTCCGAACAGAAGTTCCTGCAGGTCAAGCAGATCATCGAACGGTTACAGGGCCGGCCCGGGCAGGCCGACGCCGACCGGGGCTGGGCGCACCGGGTCACCGACGTGCGCAACTGGTTCACCTTCGCCGCCTCCGAGCGGAACCGCGACGACGACACCGAGTACGAGAACTACACCGACTCCGGCGGCAAGTCCGGCGGGCAGAAGGAGAAACTCGCCTACACCATCCTGGCCGCCTCGCTGACCTACCAGTTCCGGCTCGGCGAGCCGAACGACACCGCCCGCACGTTCCGGTTCGTGGTCATCGACGAGGCGTTCGGCCGCGGCTCCGACGAGTCGACCCGGTTCGCGCTGCGGCTGTTCGAACGGCTCGGGCTGCAGCTGATGATCGTCACACCGCTGCAGAAGATCCACGTGATCGAGCCGTACGTGTCGGCCGTCGGCTTCGTCGACAACCCGACCGGGCGCTTCTCCCGGCTGCAGACCCTGACCATCGCCGAGTACCGGAAACGGCAGCAGCGGCACGCGATGGGTGCAGGCAACGAGCCAGGTACCGAGAATGGCTGA
- a CDS encoding DUF4194 domain-containing protein, with protein MNHDPDLGLVVTHMMKGVVYRDGQPEVWRALLRLRTQAHDHVGVLGLRIDIDEAEGYAFLRSRPQGDDEAALPRLVARRSLSFHVSLLVALLRKKLAEFDAANSDTRLILTRQQIVESVSIFLPPGSSEARLIDQIDTHIGKVVELGFLRKVTGTEHSYEVRRIIKAFVDAQWLFELDERLREYARQLAPDGEGEA; from the coding sequence GTGAACCACGATCCGGACCTGGGGCTGGTCGTCACCCACATGATGAAGGGTGTGGTCTACCGGGACGGCCAGCCGGAGGTGTGGCGTGCCCTGCTGCGGCTGCGCACCCAGGCCCACGACCACGTCGGGGTGCTGGGGCTGCGGATCGACATCGACGAGGCGGAAGGGTACGCGTTCCTGCGGTCCCGGCCGCAGGGTGACGACGAGGCGGCGCTGCCCAGGCTGGTCGCCCGGCGCTCGTTGTCGTTCCACGTCAGCCTGCTGGTGGCGCTGCTGCGCAAGAAGCTCGCCGAGTTCGACGCGGCGAACAGTGACACCCGGCTGATCCTGACCCGGCAGCAGATCGTCGAGTCGGTCTCCATCTTCCTGCCGCCCGGCAGCAGCGAGGCCCGGCTGATCGACCAGATCGACACCCACATCGGCAAGGTGGTCGAGCTGGGGTTCCTGCGCAAGGTCACCGGCACCGAGCACAGCTACGAGGTGCGGCGCATCATCAAGGCGTTCGTCGACGCGCAGTGGCTTTTCGAACTGGACGAACGGCTCCGCGAGTACGCCAGGCAACTCGCACCGGACGGCGAGGGGGAGGCGTGA
- a CDS encoding DUF3375 domain-containing protein, with translation MEYDELVRLRDGSAGWRLLRADHAPLVLSVLGQVFVDDNERSVPAARLVEVLDDHLYALNERLGAGTFPRPAKAYLDEWARPEVGWLRKYYPADSDEAHFDATPAVEQALSWVRSLAPREFVGTESRLNLMVDLLRQIAFGAEEDPDVRLAELQRRRTELDAEIERVRSGRLDVMDSVAQRDRYQQFVGMARGLLADFREVEANFRQLDRELRERIAGWSGGKGELLDEMLHSRDAIGESDQGRSFHAFYDFLLSQRRQDELEDLLTHVHRLDALRASADPKLRRVHYQWLVAAERTQATVRLLSDQLRRFLDDQTIVENKRVLELVRGIEATALRLREARLPGPGSTLDALAPTVSLPMERPLYQPRSELAVDSGEIRAGESDSDLSLLFEQVYVDPARLAERVGDALSRQPQVRLVDLVHTHPIEQGLAELVGYFALSEPGFETVFDPQRSERIGWRDESGARRVATVPAVSFVRAEAGR, from the coding sequence ATGGAGTACGACGAGTTGGTGCGGTTGCGGGACGGGAGTGCCGGGTGGCGGTTGTTGCGGGCCGATCATGCGCCGTTGGTGCTCAGCGTGCTGGGGCAGGTGTTCGTCGACGACAACGAGCGGTCGGTGCCGGCGGCGCGGCTGGTGGAGGTGCTCGACGACCATCTCTACGCGCTGAACGAGCGGCTCGGTGCGGGCACGTTTCCGCGGCCGGCGAAGGCGTACCTGGACGAGTGGGCTCGGCCCGAGGTGGGGTGGCTGCGCAAGTACTATCCGGCCGACTCCGACGAGGCGCATTTCGATGCGACGCCGGCGGTGGAGCAGGCGTTGTCGTGGGTGCGGTCGCTGGCGCCGCGCGAGTTCGTGGGGACCGAGTCCCGGCTGAACCTGATGGTCGACCTGTTGCGGCAGATCGCGTTCGGTGCGGAGGAGGATCCGGACGTGCGGCTGGCCGAGCTGCAGCGGCGCCGCACCGAGCTGGACGCCGAGATCGAGCGGGTGCGGTCCGGCCGGCTGGACGTGATGGACTCCGTCGCGCAGCGCGACCGGTACCAGCAGTTCGTCGGCATGGCGCGGGGGCTGCTGGCCGACTTCCGGGAGGTGGAGGCGAACTTCCGGCAGCTGGACAGGGAGCTGCGAGAACGCATCGCCGGCTGGTCCGGCGGCAAGGGTGAGCTGCTGGACGAGATGCTGCACAGCCGGGACGCGATCGGCGAGTCCGACCAGGGGCGCAGCTTCCACGCCTTCTACGACTTCCTGCTCTCCCAGCGCCGCCAGGACGAGCTGGAGGACCTGCTGACCCACGTGCACCGGCTCGACGCGCTGCGCGCCTCGGCCGACCCGAAGCTGCGCCGGGTGCACTACCAGTGGCTGGTCGCCGCCGAACGCACCCAGGCCACCGTGCGGCTGCTATCCGACCAGCTGCGCCGGTTTTTGGACGACCAGACGATCGTGGAGAACAAGCGGGTGCTGGAGCTGGTGCGCGGCATCGAGGCGACCGCGCTGCGGCTGCGGGAGGCGCGGCTTCCCGGGCCGGGCAGCACGCTGGACGCGCTGGCCCCGACGGTGTCGCTGCCGATGGAACGCCCGCTGTACCAGCCGAGGTCCGAGCTTGCCGTGGACAGCGGCGAGATCCGGGCCGGCGAGTCGGACTCGGACCTGTCGTTGCTGTTCGAGCAGGTGTACGTGGATCCGGCGCGGCTGGCCGAGCGGGTCGGCGACGCGCTGTCGCGGCAGCCGCAGGTGCGGCTGGTCGACCTGGTGCACACCCATCCGATCGAGCAGGGGCTGGCCGAGCTGGTCGGGTACTTCGCGCTGTCCGAGCCCGGCTTCGAGACGGTGTTCGACCCGCAGCGGTCCGAGCGGATCGGCTGGCGGGACGAGTCCGGCGCGCGGCGGGTGGCGACGGTGCCGGCGGTCAGTTTCGTGCGGGCGGAGGCCGGCCGGTGA
- a CDS encoding macro domain-containing protein, which yields MELGKKVRVTAGWYFWTMGRTAMITEAHGNLLDADVDALVNTVNTVGVMGRGIALQFRRAYPKMYETYQRDAKAGAITLGRMHVWQTGAPTGPRYVINFPTKGHWRARSRLAAIERGLDDLVRTARELRIRSIAVPPLGCGNGGLPWAEVEPRIRSVLGRLDPDVHVVLYPPGGPPAAADMRTATGRR from the coding sequence GTGGAGCTCGGAAAAAAGGTTCGTGTCACAGCCGGCTGGTACTTCTGGACCATGGGACGGACGGCGATGATCACCGAAGCGCACGGCAATCTGCTGGACGCCGACGTCGATGCGTTGGTCAACACAGTCAACACGGTCGGCGTGATGGGCAGGGGCATCGCGCTGCAGTTCCGCCGCGCATACCCCAAGATGTACGAAACGTACCAGCGTGACGCCAAGGCTGGTGCCATCACATTGGGGCGGATGCACGTCTGGCAGACCGGGGCGCCCACCGGGCCTCGGTACGTGATCAATTTCCCGACCAAGGGGCACTGGCGCGCTCGATCGCGGCTTGCCGCCATCGAGCGAGGTCTGGACGATCTCGTGCGCACCGCACGCGAACTTCGCATCCGCTCGATCGCTGTCCCGCCGCTGGGTTGCGGCAACGGGGGTTTGCCGTGGGCTGAGGTCGAACCACGCATTCGCTCGGTGCTGGGCAGGCTCGATCCCGACGTGCACGTCGTGCTCTACCCACCGGGAGGGCCGCCTGCCGCTGCCGACATGCGTACAGCCACCGGCCGCCGATGA